From Acidobacteriota bacterium, one genomic window encodes:
- a CDS encoding threonine synthase — protein MPRITSLECSRCHHHVSADTPQTVCPKCAGSLYVRYDMDDLKRTARREDITAKADASTTSLGMWRYSSVLPDVTPVTLGEGWTPMLHSKRYPGLYIKEEGANPTGAFKARGLSLAVTMARHYGLQHLAVPSAGNAAGALAAYAAAAGIAAHIFMPQDVPFANYVEGMVYGADVNLIDGLISDCARIVGERIKQQKESNTPASETWFDVSTLKEPFRVEGKKTMGYELVEQLGWTYPDAVFYPTGGGVGLIGMWKAFEEMEQLGWVDLSKTGGKRPKMYALQAAGCAPIVTAFDQHKPASEFFPNADTFAAGLRVPKPYGDTIILDILQQSGGKAIASDDKAILKSILDYGRNEGIFLSPEGAAATAAYDQLLRTGELKPTDKVVLFNTGAGLKYTDMTAEAMHLRRPGTLPTSLPVGGIITPQ, from the coding sequence ATGCCGCGCATCACATCGCTCGAGTGCTCCCGCTGCCATCACCACGTCTCCGCCGACACCCCGCAGACCGTCTGCCCTAAATGCGCAGGCTCCCTCTACGTCCGCTACGACATGGACGATCTCAAGCGCACCGCGCGCCGCGAAGACATCACGGCAAAGGCCGACGCCAGCACAACCTCATTAGGCATGTGGCGCTACTCCTCCGTCCTGCCTGACGTCACTCCCGTCACTCTCGGCGAAGGCTGGACACCGATGCTGCACTCAAAGCGCTACCCCGGCCTCTACATCAAAGAAGAGGGAGCCAACCCTACCGGCGCCTTCAAGGCCCGCGGCCTCTCGCTCGCCGTCACCATGGCGAGACACTACGGCCTGCAACACCTCGCCGTGCCCTCCGCTGGCAACGCCGCAGGAGCGCTTGCCGCCTACGCCGCAGCCGCAGGAATAGCCGCACACATCTTCATGCCGCAGGACGTCCCCTTCGCCAACTACGTCGAAGGCATGGTCTACGGAGCCGACGTCAACCTCATCGACGGCCTCATCTCCGACTGCGCCCGCATCGTTGGCGAGCGCATCAAGCAGCAGAAGGAATCCAACACCCCCGCCAGCGAAACCTGGTTCGACGTCTCCACCCTTAAAGAGCCCTTCCGCGTCGAAGGCAAAAAAACCATGGGCTACGAGCTCGTCGAGCAGCTAGGCTGGACCTACCCCGACGCCGTCTTCTATCCCACCGGCGGGGGCGTCGGCCTCATCGGCATGTGGAAGGCCTTCGAAGAGATGGAGCAACTCGGCTGGGTCGATCTATCGAAAACCGGGGGAAAACGCCCAAAGATGTACGCCCTCCAGGCCGCAGGCTGCGCCCCCATCGTTACCGCCTTCGACCAGCACAAACCCGCCAGCGAGTTCTTCCCCAACGCCGACACCTTCGCCGCCGGCCTCCGCGTCCCCAAGCCCTACGGCGACACCATCATCCTCGACATCCTCCAGCAGTCCGGCGGCAAGGCCATCGCCTCCGACGACAAGGCCATCCTCAAGAGCATCCTCGACTACGGCCGCAACGAAGGCATCTTCCTCTCGCCCGAAGGCGCAGCCGCCACCGCCGCCTACGACCAGCTACTTAGGACTGGAGAACTAAAACCCACCGACAAGGTCGTCCTCTTCAACACCGGAGCCGGCCTCAAGTACACCGACATGACCGCCGAGGCCATGCACCTTCGCCGCCCCGGCACCCTGCCCACCAGCCTTCCCGTAGGGGGCATCATCACCCCGCAGTAA
- a CDS encoding choice-of-anchor A family protein, translating into MKIALLLVAACLTPAVCVADTLPFGQASAYNVVALGTVDSNGNTVIAGTIATNADIGGRIAAADQVLIGTTIGSGLNADPWGAAATYGMVSTNGLAAGQIFNINGGGNVYAPGSNATINFNDGGIRVTSGSSGLDFSTLRSTLQLQSATLALLAPNGVVGAPTPPGANPSWLILEGTSATLNVFNITAAQFADANHNIDIVAPAGSTIIVNVSGTNITLGAGIYYNGVQVAGDNAANQNILFNFSEAQTLAIDAQFSASALAPYALLTGNGQMSGNFIAAQIGQTGEVHNVEFRGTLPDPPSDPPTVPEPGTLALVGTGALTLAMRLRTRTKK; encoded by the coding sequence ATGAAAATCGCTCTTCTCCTGGTAGCCGCGTGTCTCACCCCGGCAGTCTGTGTCGCAGACACACTTCCCTTCGGTCAGGCCAGCGCCTACAACGTCGTCGCGCTCGGCACCGTCGATAGCAACGGAAATACCGTCATCGCCGGAACCATCGCCACCAACGCCGACATCGGCGGACGCATCGCCGCCGCCGACCAGGTCTTGATCGGCACCACCATCGGCAGCGGCCTCAACGCCGATCCCTGGGGAGCGGCGGCAACCTACGGCATGGTCTCGACCAACGGCCTCGCCGCCGGACAGATCTTCAACATCAACGGCGGCGGCAACGTCTACGCTCCGGGAAGCAACGCCACCATCAACTTCAACGACGGCGGCATCCGCGTCACCAGTGGCTCCTCCGGCCTCGATTTCTCCACGCTTCGTTCGACGCTCCAGCTTCAGAGCGCAACGCTTGCCCTGCTCGCGCCCAACGGCGTCGTCGGCGCACCAACACCTCCCGGCGCAAATCCGTCGTGGCTCATCCTCGAAGGCACCAGCGCCACCCTCAACGTCTTCAACATCACGGCCGCCCAGTTCGCCGACGCCAACCACAACATCGACATCGTCGCCCCCGCGGGCTCGACGATCATCGTCAACGTCTCCGGCACAAATATCACGCTCGGAGCCGGCATCTACTACAACGGGGTCCAGGTCGCGGGCGACAACGCCGCCAACCAGAACATCCTCTTCAACTTCTCCGAGGCCCAGACCCTCGCCATCGACGCTCAGTTCAGCGCCTCCGCGCTGGCCCCCTACGCCCTCCTCACCGGGAACGGCCAGATGAGCGGCAACTTCATCGCCGCGCAGATCGGCCAGACCGGCGAGGTTCACAACGTCGAGTTCCGAGGCACCCTCCCCGACCCGCCCAGCGATCCACCCACCGTCCCAGAACCCGGAACCCTAGCCCTCGTAGGAACAGGAGCCCTCACACTCGCAATGCGCCTGCGCACCCGAACGAAAAAGTAA
- the asd gene encoding aspartate-semialdehyde dehydrogenase encodes MERRRVGILGATGMVGQRFIQLLHNHPWFEIAWLAASDRSAGKTYGEACKWKLDTPLPAKIAAMKVQPNVPELCEGELPKIIFAALDADIARELEPKFAAAGCAVISNSSAFRMVKDVPLVVPEVNAGHLELLETQSWRRESGGFIVTNPNCSAIGLVLALKPLEERFGIESLFVSTMQAISGAGYPGVPSLDILGNVVPFIKNEEEKMQEEVGKLLGKSRGDHVEMLDAKVSAHCNRVPVEDGHTECVSIKFKKKATREEILAAWAEFNPLRGQNLPTAPEQPVEFDAAVDRPQPRLDRMRGNGMAATVGRLRECSLLDWKFVVLSHNTIRGAAGAAVLNAEILARTGRLAKLGVPTGESQAVLA; translated from the coding sequence ATGGAACGGCGACGGGTAGGCATTCTTGGCGCGACCGGCATGGTCGGTCAGCGATTCATTCAACTTCTGCACAATCACCCCTGGTTTGAGATTGCGTGGCTTGCTGCCAGCGACCGCAGTGCGGGCAAGACGTATGGCGAGGCGTGCAAATGGAAGCTCGATACGCCGCTGCCGGCGAAGATTGCGGCGATGAAGGTGCAGCCGAATGTGCCGGAGCTGTGCGAAGGCGAGCTGCCGAAGATCATCTTTGCTGCGCTGGACGCGGACATTGCTCGCGAGCTGGAGCCGAAGTTTGCGGCGGCGGGCTGCGCGGTGATCTCGAACTCGAGCGCCTTCCGCATGGTGAAGGATGTTCCGCTGGTGGTGCCCGAGGTGAATGCCGGGCATCTGGAGCTGCTGGAGACGCAGTCGTGGCGTCGCGAGAGCGGCGGCTTCATTGTGACAAACCCGAACTGTTCGGCAATCGGCCTGGTGCTGGCGCTGAAGCCGCTGGAGGAGCGCTTCGGCATCGAGAGCCTGTTTGTCTCGACGATGCAGGCGATCTCGGGCGCGGGCTATCCGGGTGTGCCTTCGCTCGACATCCTTGGCAACGTCGTCCCCTTCATTAAGAACGAAGAGGAGAAGATGCAGGAGGAGGTCGGCAAGCTGCTGGGCAAGAGCCGCGGCGACCATGTGGAGATGCTGGACGCGAAGGTGAGCGCGCACTGCAACCGCGTTCCTGTTGAAGACGGCCACACGGAGTGCGTGAGCATCAAGTTCAAGAAGAAGGCGACGCGCGAGGAGATCCTGGCGGCGTGGGCGGAGTTCAATCCGCTGCGCGGGCAAAACCTGCCGACGGCGCCGGAGCAGCCGGTGGAGTTCGACGCGGCGGTGGACCGTCCGCAGCCGAGGCTGGACCGCATGCGCGGCAACGGCATGGCGGCGACGGTGGGCCGTCTGCGCGAGTGCTCGCTGCTGGACTGGAAGTTTGTTGTGCTGTCGCATAACACCATTCGCGGCGCGGCGGGCGCGGCGGTGCTGAACGCCGAGATCCTGGCGCGGACGGGACGGCTGGCCAAGCTGGGTGTGCCGACGGGAGAGAGTCAGGCGGTGCTGGCTTGA
- the nrdR gene encoding transcriptional repressor NrdR, with protein MKCPYCGFIQDRVVDSRESKEADSIRRRRECEGCNKRFTTYERIDEIPYMVVKKDGRREKFDRQKVLSGLLHACEKRPVPAGKLGQIVDETEAYVVDSPERERSTSEVGELIMTRLKEIDTVAYIRFASVYRDFKDVSEFKQELEELLNGKEKKRR; from the coding sequence ATGAAGTGTCCCTATTGTGGCTTTATTCAGGACCGTGTGGTGGATTCGCGCGAGAGCAAGGAGGCGGACTCCATCCGCCGGCGTCGCGAGTGCGAAGGCTGCAACAAACGGTTTACGACGTACGAACGCATCGATGAGATCCCTTACATGGTCGTCAAGAAGGACGGCCGGAGAGAGAAGTTCGACCGCCAGAAGGTGCTGAGCGGGCTTCTGCATGCGTGCGAGAAGCGTCCGGTGCCGGCGGGCAAGCTGGGTCAGATTGTGGACGAGACGGAGGCGTATGTCGTCGATTCGCCGGAGCGCGAGCGGTCGACCTCGGAGGTCGGTGAGCTGATCATGACGCGGCTCAAGGAAATTGACACGGTGGCGTATATCCGGTTCGCCAGCGTCTATCGGGACTTCAAGGACGTGAGTGAGTTCAAGCAGGAGCTTGAGGAGTTGTTGAACGGCAAAGAGAAGAAGAGGCGCTAA
- a CDS encoding lytic transglycosylase domain-containing protein translates to MLRSSKRWICRGWAVLAVVATVCPLARAMEHVVLKNGFEMDCSRREIVGDKVRLYLAQTSATGEGNYLEVASDAVARVEGIPDPPVPQGLKPLSFNAVDGAAKATLLPKGKFSISDSSLSKAEMHTMLSHAGDAHNIDEDLLASVVRAESGGQVRAVSRVGAQGLMQLMPKTATELGVTDSFKPEENVAGGSAYLDQLLTRYHDNVALALAAYNAGPAAVDRYRGVPPYRETQVYVARVIREFNRRKKMARAGAQVAESR, encoded by the coding sequence ATGCTGCGTTCTTCAAAGAGATGGATATGTCGCGGATGGGCCGTGCTGGCGGTTGTGGCTACGGTTTGCCCTCTTGCGCGAGCGATGGAGCATGTCGTTCTGAAGAACGGGTTCGAGATGGATTGCTCTCGCCGCGAGATTGTGGGCGACAAGGTAAGGCTGTATCTTGCGCAGACGTCTGCCACCGGTGAGGGGAATTATCTGGAAGTGGCTTCGGATGCTGTGGCCAGGGTTGAGGGAATCCCCGATCCTCCTGTACCTCAGGGGCTAAAGCCCCTTTCGTTCAACGCCGTTGATGGCGCGGCTAAAGCCACGCTCCTTCCAAAGGGCAAGTTTTCGATAAGCGATAGCTCTTTGTCGAAGGCAGAGATGCATACGATGCTGTCTCATGCGGGCGATGCGCACAACATTGACGAAGACCTTCTGGCGAGCGTGGTGCGGGCGGAGAGCGGCGGGCAGGTGCGGGCGGTTTCGCGCGTGGGAGCGCAGGGGTTGATGCAGCTGATGCCGAAGACGGCGACCGAGCTTGGCGTGACGGACTCGTTCAAGCCGGAGGAGAATGTCGCCGGCGGTTCGGCGTATCTGGACCAGTTGCTGACGCGGTATCACGACAACGTCGCGCTGGCGCTGGCGGCCTACAACGCGGGGCCGGCGGCGGTGGACAGGTATCGCGGCGTGCCTCCTTATCGCGAGACGCAGGTGTATGTGGCGCGGGTGATCCGGGAGTTCAATCGGCGGAAGAAGATGGCGCGGGCCGGGGCGCAGGTGGCCGAGTCCAGGTGA
- a CDS encoding HAD-IIB family hydrolase, with product MSSRRIRMVAVDMDGTLLGGDGQVSVRNLAALKAAERAGVEVVIATGRRHNYAMKVLRGLGLKDENGLISSNGAVVRTVGARLLERTLLGRSTAEWLCGHMGEFRSSLLATFDRVLANGEDTRGTLVVEEMEELNGSIGKWMAANEPFIERVVPMEDAFGREGLIQMMLCGTIERMREAAERLLSDPKVCGMGSGLRRSEIGREQPKLSEGAVSYAEAALHRTEYPERDLCIVDILPGGCSKGNAVMNLARMRGVEREEILAIGDNWNDVSMLEAANGAVLMGNAPDDLKEVAAARGWALGKRHDEDGVAVALEAALDGELAVPMAR from the coding sequence ATGAGCAGCCGACGGATTCGTATGGTGGCGGTGGATATGGATGGCACGCTGCTGGGTGGCGACGGCCAGGTGAGTGTGCGGAACCTGGCGGCGCTGAAGGCCGCTGAGCGGGCAGGGGTGGAGGTCGTCATTGCCACCGGGCGGCGTCACAACTATGCGATGAAGGTGTTGCGCGGACTGGGGCTGAAGGACGAGAACGGTCTGATCAGCTCGAACGGCGCGGTGGTGAGGACGGTTGGGGCGCGGCTGCTGGAGCGGACGCTGCTCGGGCGCAGCACAGCGGAGTGGCTATGCGGGCATATGGGAGAGTTCCGGAGTTCGCTGCTGGCAACCTTCGATCGCGTGCTGGCAAATGGCGAGGACACTCGCGGCACGCTGGTGGTGGAAGAGATGGAGGAGCTGAACGGCAGCATCGGCAAGTGGATGGCTGCCAATGAGCCGTTCATCGAGCGTGTGGTGCCGATGGAAGACGCTTTTGGGCGCGAAGGGCTGATCCAGATGATGCTGTGCGGAACGATCGAGCGGATGCGCGAGGCCGCAGAGAGGCTGCTGTCCGATCCGAAGGTGTGTGGCATGGGCTCGGGGCTGAGACGAAGTGAGATTGGTAGAGAGCAACCGAAGCTGAGCGAAGGTGCTGTGTCATATGCGGAGGCGGCGCTGCACCGGACGGAGTATCCGGAGCGCGACCTGTGCATCGTGGACATACTGCCCGGCGGTTGCAGCAAGGGCAATGCGGTAATGAACCTGGCCCGGATGCGCGGCGTGGAGCGCGAGGAGATACTGGCGATCGGGGACAACTGGAACGACGTCTCGATGCTGGAGGCGGCGAACGGCGCGGTGCTGATGGGGAACGCTCCCGATGATTTGAAAGAGGTTGCGGCTGCGCGTGGGTGGGCCTTGGGCAAACGGCACGACGAGGATGGCGTCGCTGTGGCGTTGGAGGCGGCGTTGGATGGCGAGTTGGCGGTGCCTATGGCACGTTAG
- the lysC gene encoding lysine-sensitive aspartokinase 3, producing MKFGGTSVEDATAMNRTAAIVAGRRKKGLEAVVVVSAMAKVTDQLLAAAAAAGRGDKAGALAISSRLRHRHIDTAGDLLDEQRFQALQVAVHQEFDALDDLLRGIAAVGELTPRTGDLVVSFGERLSSRMVAAAFDQRGLDGTHVDARTCIITDSNYGKAAPLEAPIEAKLMELVLPLIKAGKTPVMGGFIGSNAEGITTTLGRGGSDYTAALVGGGLHAGAIEIWTDVNGIMTTDPRIVPDALRVKTISFEEAAELAYFGAKVLHPATILPAVQKSIPVWVLNSRNAENEGTKITAVAPPCKSPFKSIAAKKKLTIIDIVASRMLMTHGYLKAVFDVFDRFKCAIDMVSTSEVSISLSVDSNERLPEICEELSKIADVKMEGSKALICMVGEDIRGHNGIAGQVFTAVSHVNLRMISQGASEINMSFMIDEEDVEEAVRSLHRHFFADPDAAIFDVTARVPAESKA from the coding sequence ATGAAGTTTGGCGGCACATCGGTGGAAGATGCCACGGCGATGAACCGCACGGCGGCGATCGTTGCGGGACGCAGGAAGAAGGGCCTCGAGGCGGTCGTCGTGGTCTCGGCGATGGCGAAGGTGACGGACCAGCTTCTGGCGGCAGCGGCCGCGGCGGGGCGTGGAGACAAGGCGGGCGCGCTGGCGATCAGCTCGCGGCTGCGTCACCGGCACATCGACACGGCGGGCGATCTGCTCGACGAGCAGCGGTTTCAGGCGTTGCAGGTGGCGGTGCATCAGGAGTTCGACGCGCTGGACGATCTGCTGCGCGGCATTGCCGCCGTAGGTGAGCTGACTCCGCGGACGGGCGATCTGGTGGTGAGCTTCGGCGAGCGGCTTTCGAGTCGCATGGTGGCCGCTGCGTTCGATCAGCGCGGGCTCGACGGCACGCATGTGGACGCGCGGACCTGCATCATTACGGATTCGAACTACGGCAAGGCCGCGCCGCTCGAGGCGCCGATTGAGGCGAAGCTGATGGAGCTGGTGCTGCCGCTGATCAAGGCGGGCAAGACGCCGGTGATGGGCGGCTTTATCGGATCGAACGCCGAGGGCATCACGACGACGCTGGGACGCGGCGGCAGCGACTACACGGCCGCGCTGGTTGGCGGCGGGTTGCACGCGGGCGCGATCGAGATATGGACGGACGTCAACGGCATCATGACGACCGACCCGCGTATTGTGCCTGATGCGCTGCGCGTGAAGACGATCAGCTTTGAAGAGGCGGCGGAGCTTGCGTACTTTGGCGCGAAGGTGCTGCATCCGGCTACGATTCTGCCCGCGGTGCAGAAGAGCATCCCGGTGTGGGTGCTGAACTCGCGCAACGCGGAGAACGAGGGTACGAAGATCACGGCCGTCGCTCCGCCGTGCAAGAGTCCGTTCAAGAGCATCGCGGCGAAGAAGAAGCTGACGATCATCGACATCGTCGCCAGTCGTATGCTGATGACGCACGGCTATCTGAAGGCTGTCTTCGATGTCTTCGACCGCTTCAAGTGCGCGATCGATATGGTTTCGACGAGCGAGGTGAGCATCTCGCTGAGCGTGGACTCGAACGAGCGGCTGCCGGAGATCTGCGAGGAGCTGTCGAAGATCGCCGATGTGAAGATGGAGGGCTCGAAGGCCCTGATCTGCATGGTGGGCGAGGACATTCGCGGCCACAACGGCATCGCCGGCCAGGTGTTTACCGCGGTGAGCCATGTGAACCTGCGGATGATCTCGCAGGGCGCGAGCGAGATCAACATGAGCTTCATGATCGATGAAGAGGACGTGGAGGAGGCGGTGCGCAGCCTGCACAGGCACTTCTTCGCCGATCCGGATGCGGCGATCTTCGATGTAACGGCTCGCGTTCCGGCAGAGAGTAAGGCTTAA
- a CDS encoding MATE family efflux transporter: MSIRQQIRPVLTLALPLIAAELGWMSMGIVDTVMIGHMDHAAINIASAALGQVLYNTLAFGIAGVLLSLDTFLSQSHGAGRYDEANRWLYHGLLLAAVLAAALFGLIELAPVVMRKMPIDPHVMDGATRFLHALNWGTPALFLYFTLRRYLQAFNHVRPIAFALVTANLCNVLFNWILIYGHSWGPIHIPALGIVGSGLATSISRAYLAVFIATAIWQVERRHNYGLRSTLRHIESSRLRRLTILGAPAGGQIFVEISIFGTVTFLIGTMGALPLSGHEIALNCASFTFMVPFAISAAAAVRVGQAIGRNAPREAAAAGWAAILFGAGCMAAFSIVLSVFAHPIARAFTPDRSVIAAAIPLLFVAAAFQFFDGLQITATGALRGAGNTHAGMIVQIVGYWIIGLPVGYWLGFRKHYGAVGLWLGLCAGLIVAGLSLTAVWRRTTRRLKSVTPSTAGT; the protein is encoded by the coding sequence ATGTCAATCCGTCAGCAGATCAGGCCCGTCCTCACCCTCGCTCTCCCACTCATCGCCGCCGAGCTTGGCTGGATGTCGATGGGCATCGTCGACACCGTCATGATCGGCCACATGGACCACGCGGCCATCAACATCGCCTCCGCCGCTCTCGGACAGGTGCTCTACAACACACTCGCCTTCGGCATCGCCGGTGTTCTGCTCTCGCTCGATACCTTCCTCTCGCAGTCGCACGGTGCGGGCCGTTACGACGAGGCCAACCGCTGGCTCTACCACGGCCTCCTGCTCGCCGCCGTTCTCGCCGCCGCGCTCTTCGGACTCATCGAGCTTGCGCCCGTCGTCATGCGAAAGATGCCCATCGACCCGCACGTCATGGACGGCGCCACCCGCTTCCTCCACGCCCTCAACTGGGGAACGCCGGCGCTCTTTCTCTACTTCACCCTGCGCCGCTACCTTCAGGCCTTCAACCACGTCCGCCCCATCGCCTTCGCGCTGGTCACGGCCAACCTCTGCAACGTCTTGTTCAACTGGATCCTTATCTACGGCCACTCCTGGGGACCGATTCATATCCCGGCCCTCGGCATCGTCGGCTCGGGACTTGCCACCTCCATCTCACGCGCCTACCTCGCCGTCTTCATCGCGACCGCGATCTGGCAGGTCGAGCGCAGACACAACTACGGCCTGCGCAGCACGCTGCGCCACATCGAAAGCTCGCGCCTCAGGCGCCTCACCATTCTCGGCGCGCCCGCAGGAGGACAGATCTTCGTCGAGATCTCCATCTTCGGTACCGTCACCTTTCTGATCGGGACCATGGGCGCGCTCCCACTCTCCGGCCACGAGATCGCGCTCAACTGCGCGAGCTTCACCTTCATGGTTCCCTTCGCCATCTCGGCCGCCGCCGCCGTGCGCGTCGGTCAGGCCATCGGACGCAACGCCCCGCGCGAAGCCGCCGCCGCCGGTTGGGCCGCAATCCTGTTCGGAGCGGGCTGCATGGCCGCGTTCTCCATTGTTCTCTCGGTCTTCGCGCATCCCATCGCGCGGGCCTTTACGCCCGACCGCAGCGTGATCGCCGCTGCCATTCCGCTGCTCTTCGTGGCCGCCGCCTTCCAGTTCTTCGACGGTCTACAGATCACTGCCACCGGAGCGCTGCGCGGAGCCGGAAACACGCACGCCGGAATGATCGTCCAGATCGTCGGCTACTGGATCATCGGTCTGCCCGTCGGCTACTGGCTCGGCTTCCGCAAGCACTACGGCGCCGTCGGACTATGGCTCGGCCTCTGCGCCGGTCTCATCGTCGCGGGCCTCTCGCTGACCGCAGTCTGGCGCCGGACAACAAGAAGGCTGAAATCCGTCACTCCTTCGACAGCCGGTACATGA
- a CDS encoding isocitrate/isopropylmalate dehydrogenase family protein: MASKKTHKITLIPGDGIGPEVSGAAVKILEAAGAATGVGFEWHEFAAGADAFAQTGEYIPKALYESIEQNRVALKGPVTTPVGGGFASINVTLRQKFELYANFRPVKSLPGLKTKYPDIDLIIVRENTEDLYAGLEHVIVPGVVQSLKIITDKGSTRIAQFAFDYAKKHSRKKVHAIHKANIMKLSDGLFLNCCRKVAAGFPAVEYKEHIVDNTCMQLVLNPYQYDILLTENLYGDILSDLCSAFVGGLGLVPGANLGAECAIFEAVHGSAPDIAGQDKANPTALLQSAVLMLHHLNEAEAAELVQGAIEQVYREGKVLTRDVGGTGGTKAFADAVLAAMESPAAAK, from the coding sequence ATGGCGAGCAAGAAGACACACAAAATTACATTGATTCCGGGCGATGGTATTGGCCCGGAGGTTTCTGGCGCGGCGGTGAAGATTCTGGAGGCGGCGGGAGCGGCCACGGGCGTGGGGTTCGAGTGGCACGAGTTCGCGGCGGGCGCCGACGCCTTCGCGCAGACGGGCGAGTACATCCCGAAGGCGCTGTATGAGTCGATCGAACAGAACCGCGTGGCCCTGAAGGGGCCGGTGACGACACCGGTGGGCGGCGGGTTTGCTTCGATCAACGTGACGCTGCGGCAGAAGTTCGAGCTGTATGCGAACTTCCGTCCGGTGAAGAGCCTGCCGGGTTTGAAGACGAAGTACCCGGACATCGACCTGATCATTGTGCGCGAGAACACGGAGGACCTGTACGCGGGGCTCGAGCATGTAATTGTGCCGGGCGTGGTGCAGTCCTTGAAGATCATCACCGACAAGGGTTCGACGCGCATTGCGCAGTTCGCCTTCGATTACGCGAAGAAACATTCGCGGAAGAAGGTCCACGCGATCCACAAAGCGAACATCATGAAGCTGTCGGACGGCCTGTTCCTGAACTGCTGCCGCAAGGTGGCGGCGGGGTTCCCGGCGGTGGAGTACAAGGAGCACATCGTCGACAACACGTGCATGCAGCTTGTGCTGAACCCGTACCAGTACGACATTCTGCTGACGGAGAACCTGTACGGCGACATTCTGAGCGATCTTTGCAGCGCGTTTGTCGGTGGCCTGGGGCTTGTGCCGGGCGCGAACCTTGGCGCGGAGTGCGCGATCTTCGAGGCGGTGCATGGGTCGGCCCCCGACATTGCCGGTCAGGACAAGGCGAATCCGACGGCGCTGCTGCAATCGGCGGTGTTGATGCTGCATCACCTGAACGAGGCGGAGGCCGCCGAGCTCGTGCAGGGGGCGATCGAGCAGGTGTATCGCGAGGGCAAGGTGCTGACGCGCGATGTGGGCGGGACGGGTGGAACGAAGGCGTTCGCGGATGCGGTGCTGGCGGCGATGGAGTCTCCGGCGGCGGCGAAGTAG
- a CDS encoding flippase-like domain-containing protein produces the protein MKSRGTVVWAVLVAGTAVVTFLYRDRIHFDWAMFWQQLHHVHRGHAMAGILLIYSTYWLRAIRWSVFVKPMKDVGVGPLVGPQFTGFTAVALFGRLADLSRPYLVARKLGLTLSSQMAVYTLERMFDLGAAALIFSSALAFAPKDTPDYALFMKVGRMSLLVTVAIAIFAGVIRVAGGAVAGFARGILRPVSKSIGDSIADKIVGFRDGLKGLKSGRELAVVSAISLLMWGMIASAYVQTAHAFVNTPELANLTFSRAMLLMAASIGGSLLQLPIVGWFTQIAVTAAAMHAFYGAPIEAATACGAMLLAVTFLCIIPAGLLCARMDHVSLKKIAEESEEAGKEIEAVGE, from the coding sequence ATGAAGAGCCGCGGCACGGTAGTGTGGGCGGTCCTCGTGGCGGGGACCGCGGTGGTGACGTTTTTGTACCGCGACCGCATCCACTTCGACTGGGCGATGTTCTGGCAGCAGTTGCACCATGTGCATCGAGGCCATGCGATGGCGGGAATCCTGCTGATTTACTCGACGTACTGGCTGCGCGCGATACGGTGGAGCGTCTTCGTCAAGCCGATGAAGGATGTCGGTGTGGGGCCGCTGGTGGGGCCGCAGTTCACGGGGTTTACGGCGGTGGCGCTGTTTGGGCGGCTGGCCGATCTTTCGCGGCCTTACCTGGTGGCGCGCAAGCTGGGGTTGACGCTGAGCTCGCAGATGGCGGTCTACACGCTGGAGCGGATGTTCGACCTTGGGGCGGCGGCGCTGATCTTTTCTTCCGCGCTGGCGTTCGCTCCGAAGGACACGCCGGACTATGCGCTGTTTATGAAGGTAGGGCGCATGAGCTTGCTGGTGACGGTTGCTATAGCCATCTTTGCGGGCGTCATTCGCGTGGCGGGCGGCGCGGTGGCCGGGTTTGCGCGGGGGATACTGAGGCCAGTGTCGAAGTCGATTGGCGACAGCATCGCAGACAAGATTGTGGGTTTTCGCGATGGTCTGAAGGGATTGAAAAGCGGTCGCGAGCTTGCGGTGGTTTCGGCGATCTCGCTGCTGATGTGGGGGATGATTGCTTCGGCTTATGTGCAGACGGCGCACGCATTTGTGAACACGCCGGAGCTGGCGAACCTGACGTTCTCGCGCGCGATGTTATTGATGGCGGCGTCGATTGGCGGCAGCCTGCTACAGTTGCCGATCGTGGGGTGGTTCACGCAGATTGCGGTAACCGCCGCGGCGATGCACGCGTTCTATGGAGCGCCGATTGAGGCGGCGACGGCGTGCGGAGCGATGCTGTTGGCCGTGACGTTCCTTTGCATCATTCCGGCTGGACTGCTTTGTGCGCGGATGGATCATGTGAGTTTGAAGAAGATCGCCGAAGAGAGCGAAGAGGCGGGTAAAGAGATCGAGGCGGTGGGAGAGTAG